In Henriciella litoralis, the genomic window CCGGGCGCTCGTCAATCAGGACGTCTTCTGCCTCAGCCATGAAAAAGCGAGCATCGAAACGCTTTGGCCGGTAGGGCGGGGTAATGGCGCGGCCGATGAATGTCAGATTTTCGAGGCATGGCGCAGCGCCCTGAGCGGCATACTTTGCCCAGTCGGGGGCGGGTTGGCCTGGAAACTCTGCAGAGCGGCCAGCGATCAGCCCAGTTTCCTCAAACATCTCACGAATGGCCGTCATCCCGAAAGCGCGCGGCTTGCGGCGCGTCTTGTGGACCAGCTTGGCTTCGACGGTGGGGCGGAACTCACTGAGGCTCGGAACACGCCCATCAGCGGTGTCTACACGGCCGCCAGGAAAGACGTATTTATCCGGCATGAAGGTGTGGCGACCGGAGCGTTTGCCCATGAGCAGGCGCGGCTGGGCCTGATCGCGCCGGACGAGGATAAGGGTGGCGGCGTCTTTGGGGCGGGGCGTCGGGCGATCCTTCTGGATAACGTCGCCGTCGCCTTCCTTGTCGTAAGCGGTGCCGAGTTTGACAGGCATCAGCGCTTTCCTCCCTTATTCTTGCCTTTCCCCTTATGACGGGACTTGCCCGTACGAATGCCACGTGGGCGCCCGGGTTTGCCAGCCCTGCCGCTGCGCGAAGCCGGAACTTTCTGTCCGGGACGCTTCGGCTTCGGGTCGGAGATAACGTTCAATAACAGGCCGCCTTGAAGCGGTGTAACTTCCGCCAGTTCAACGCGAACGATCTGGCCCATTTCAAACCGCTTGCCTGATCCACGCGCGATCAGCGACATGGAGGCCTCGTCGTACACCCAGAAGTCACTGGAGAGTTTTGAGATCGGCGCAAACCCGTCTGCACCTGTCCCGGCAAGTCTGATGAAGAGGCCGGCTGTCGTGACGCCTGTGATCCGTCCCTCGAACTCTGCACCGACCTTGTCGGACAGATAGAGCGCGAGATAACGGTCGGTCGCCTCACGTTCGGCGGCCATGGAGCGGCGCTCGGTCGAGACCAGATGGCTCGCAAGATCTTCAAGGCCTGCGGCCATTTCCTTGGTCAGCCCGTCATCACCGAGGCCCAGCGACGAGATCAGTGCGCGGTGAACGACAAGGTCGCTGTAGCGACGGATCGGCGAGGTAAAGTGCGCATATCGCAGGAGGTTCAGACCGAAGTGGCCATTATTCTCTGATGCATAGACGGCCTGGGCCTGCGAGCGCAGGACAACTTCCGAAATCGTGCCAGCATGTTCGGTATCAATTGCATCCGCCAGAAGGCGGTTGAACCGGCCTGTCTGTGGTTTCTCGCCAAGCGGCCATTTGATGTCGAGCGTTTGCAGGAAGTCAGCGAGCGCGGCAAGCTTGGCATCCGATGGCTGATCGTGGACGCGGTAGAGCAGGGGCGAGCCTTCCTTCTCCAGCGTCTCGGCTGCAGCGACGTTCGCCTGGATCATGAATTCTTCGATCAGCTTGTGCGCGTCGAAGCGTTCTTTCTCGATGATCCCGGCGACCTTGCCATCCTCGCCGATCTCGACGCGCTTTTCCGGCAGGTCGAGTTCCAGAGGCGCGCGTTTTGCCCGCGCCTTGCCCAAAGCGGCGTAGGCGCCCCAGAGCGGCTTCAGGACAGGCTCAAGGAAAGCTTCGCCCTTGCCTCCGGGCTTACCGTCGATCGCGGCCTGAGCCTCCTCATAGGAGAGTTTAGCAGCAGACTTCATCGTGCCGCGGATAAAGCGGTGCTTTCGCTTCGTGCCCGATTTGTCGAAGATCATTTCCACGGCCATGCACGGACGGTCTTCAAGCTCGACGAGCGAACAGGCGTCAGCCGACAGCTCAAAGGGCAGCATCGGCACGACACGGTCGGGGAAATAGGTTGAGTTGCCACGCTTCTGCGCTTCGCGGTCGAGCGCGGTGCCAGGGCGGACATAGGCGGCAACGTCGGCAATCGCGACGATCACCTTCCAGCCGTCTTTCAGCTCTTCGGCATAGACCGCATCATCATGATCGCGGGCATCGTGGGGGTCGATGGTGATCAGCGGGATGCCGGTCAGGTCTTCGCGCTTGGCTGGAAGTGGTTTGATCGATTTGGCTTCGTTGAGAACGTCTGCCGGGAATTCGACCGGAATATCGTGCGCATGGATCGCCAGCAGCGATGCAGCACGTGGATCATCGATCCGGCCGAGCACTTCGGTGACGATGCCAAAGGCGGGGCCGTTTGGCTTGCCGGGCTTCGGCATGGCCGTGACGAGGTCATTATCTTCTGCGCCATTGCGGTCAGCTTCACTGATCAGCAGGGAGCGCTTGTCACGTCTGTTCGCCGGAACGATCCGTCCACCGCGCGGCGTACGCTCATAGCGCCCGGTCATTGGCTGTTCTTCATCACGCTTTTCAAACAGCTTGATCAGCTTTGCGCGATATTCGCCGCCGGTTTCCTTGACGCTTGCGAGGCCTCGGTCTCCCACGCCCGGCGCAGGACCGCGGTTTTTGCCCTGATAGCCAGTAAAGTGTATGGGAGGGCCGAATGTCCCTTCCTTACCAACGGCGCGGGCAACAAGGTCGCCATTTTCGTCAATGGCTTCAAACTCAATGACGCCGGTTGGCGGCGGTGTGTCGGCCTTTGCCCAGGCGCGTTTGCCGGTCCGCTCCAGCGTCCCGTCGGCTTCCAGCTCTTTCAGGATTTGGCGCAGGGCCTGTCGCTCGCGGCCTTTAACGTGAAGGCCACGGGCGATCTCCTGCTTTGTTGTCAGGTTTGGATTTTTGTCGATGAAGTCGAGAACAGTCTCGCGGTCGGGAAAACTCATGTTTTCGATATAGTGGATTCTGTTCCCGTTTGCTCGAATTCATTCAGATGCGCCGGGAAAGCCATATCAGCCTGACAGCACCCCGAACAGCAATCCGATGGCAACAATGGCTGCAACCACCGAAATGATAAGCACCCACCGCATTCCAAATCCGGTTTCGCCCTGACGGGCTTCTTCTTTGTCGAGTTTCGGGTCAGTCATCCGTATTCCTTTCGCGTGCTGGGCGACAGGTTATTCAACCGGTCGCAGCTATTATGTATCCAACGCGTGAACTGGAACGATTGTTTCGAAAGTAAAGCACCAATCTCGATACTTAGGTCTTTGGTTTTGGGGCGGCCTTCTTCTTGGCTGGCGCCTTTTTCTTTGCGGCTGGCTTCTTTGCGGCCGCTTTCTTTTTAGCCGGTTTCTTCGCTTTTGCGTCGACCAGCTCAATGGCCTGCTCAAGCGTGACGGTTTCTGGCGTCAGATCCTTGGGCAGTGTCGCATTGGTCTTGCCGTGCTTGACATAAGGGCCGTACCGGCCAGCGAAGACATGGATCGGTTCATCATCGCCGGGATGCTTGCCGAGCTCTTTCAGTGGCTCAGCCTTGCCGCGACCGCCGCCTCGGCTGGCTTTCTTGTCCTCAATCAGCGTGACCGCCCGGTTGAGACCAATATCGAACAATTCTTCGACCGTCGGGACATTCGCGAAGGTACGCAGATGTTGCACATACGGCCCGTAGCGGCCGAGATTGGCGACGATTTTCTCGCCATCTTCGGGGTGCACACCCACCTCGCGCGGGAGCGACAGGAGCAGCAGGGCGCGTTCGAGATTGATCGATTGCGGTTCCCAGCCTTTCGGCAGGCTTGTCCGGCGCGGCTTTTCCTCGGCTTGCGTAGTCTCGACATAGGGGCCGAAACGTCCCGTTTTCAGGAGGACCGGCTCGCCCGTATCGGGGTGAACGCCAAGTTCCTCGCCGTCAGGGCTGATCGAGCCATCCTGCTCGGCGTCAGCAGAGAAGGGGCGCGTGAACTTGCAGTCTGGATAGCGCGAGCAGCCAACGAAAGCGCCGTGGCGGCCAAGCTTCAGTGACAGTTCGCCTTCCTTGCAGAGCGGACACTCGCGCGGGTTTTCCTTCGGATTGCCGTTCTCATCCTTTTTCGGGAAGACGTACGGCCCGAGCGCGATGTTGAGCGCGTCGAGAACATCCGAGACCCGCAATTCCTTGGTTTCGGCGATGGAGGCCTGGAACTGGGTCCAGAAGTCTTTCAGGAAGGCTTTCCAGTCGAGTTTGCCGTCAGAGATGACGTCCAGCTGCTCTTCCAGCTGTGCGGTGAAGTCATATTCGACATATCGCGCGAAGAAGTTTTCGAGGAAGGCGGTGACCAGGCGGCCCTTATCCTCTGGAATCAGTTGCTTCTTCTCAAGCCGGACATAATCCCGGTCCTCAAGTGTCGACAGCGTCGAGGCATAGGTCGACGGACGTCCGATGCCGAGTTCCTCGAGCCGTTTGACAAGCGAGGCTTCGGTGAAGCGCGGCGGCGGCTGCGTGAAGTGCTGTTCGGACTTTGCCTCTTTCAGGTCGGCATGGTCGCCTTCCTGCATTTTTGGCAGACGGCCTTCGGCGTTTTCATCATCGTCGCCATCATCGCGGCCTTCGGTATAGAGCTTGATGAAGCCATCAAACACGACGACCTGTCCGCTTGCCCGCAACTGGGCGCGCTTGTCCTTGGATATGAAGTCCAGCGTGGTCCGCTCAAAGACAGCAGCTTCCATCTGGGATGCGACAGCGCGGCGCCAGATCAGCGTGTAGAGCTTTTTCAGGTCTCCATCGCCGCGATAGTCTTCCGGGCGCAGGCTGAAATCGGTTGGGCGAATCGCTTCGTGTGCTTCCTGAGCATTCTTGGCCTTGGAAGAGTAACGGCGTGTCTTTTCTGGCAGATACCGCGCGCCGTAATCGCTCTCGATCTGTTTGCGGGCGGCGACATGGGCCTCTTCGGCCATGTTGACGCCGTCGGTCCGCATATAGGTGATGCGGCCATCTTCGTAGAGCTTCTGGGCGGCGCCCATGGTCCGCTTGGCGGTAAAGCCGAGCTTGCGGGAGGCTTCCTGCTGCAGGGTTGAGGTAATGAAGGGCGGCGGCGGGTTCCGGCGGACAGGCTTGGATTCAACCGAGCTGACTTCATAGCCGCCCACTTTCACCGCGTTCAGCGCTTCGGTTGCCGACTTTTCGTCAGGCAGGGAGAATTTCTTGAGGTTTTCGCCGTCCAGCGCGTGAAGGCGGGCTTTGAAGTCCGTGCCATCCTTGGCGCGCAGGTCCGCTTCAACCGTCCAGTATTCCTGCGCCTGGAACGTTTCGATCTCCAGCTCGCGCTGACAGATGATGCGCAGCGCAACAGATTGCACACGGCCGGCTGAGCGGGAGCCGGGAAGCTTGCGCCAGAGGACCGGCGACAGATTGAAACCGACGAGGTAGTCCAGCGCCCGGCGGGCGAGGTACGCATCAACCAGTTCCTGGTCGATCTCGCGTGGTTCCTGCATCGCCTTCGTGACGGCAGACTTGGTGATCGCGTTGAAGACGACCCGCTCAACCGGAATGCCCTTCAGGGCCTTGCGCTTTTCCAGCACTTCCAGAAGGTGCCAGGAAATCGCTTCCCCTTCGCGGTCGGGGTCAGTCGCGAGGATAAGTTTGTCAGCGCCCTTGGTCGCGTCTGCGATGTCACGGATGCGACCGGCCGACTTGCTGTCGGCCTGCCAGATCATCTCGAAATCGTTTTCCGGATCAACAGAGCCATCCTTGGACGGCAGATCCCGCACGTGACCATAGGAGGCGAGCACCTTGTAATCACTTCCAAGATACTTGTTGATCGTCTTGGCTTTGGCCGGCGATTCAACAATAACAACTTTCATAGGGGGACCTCCAGAGAGCGCCGGAACTTGGTGGGGACGCTGTTGGCTGTCAACCCGGCGTCAGCGCTAGCCATCCTCGCGGTAAGCCAGAACGGCAAGACTTGCAAAGAGTGCGAACAGGGCAGGCGACCAGGCGGCGATAATCGGGGGCAGGGCCCCGGACGCGCCAAGGCTGGACGAGAACTGCATGATGAAAAACACACCGATGGCGGAGATCGTGCCGATTGCGACGAGCCGGCTCGTCCCTCCGAGACGCGATAGCCGCAAACAGACCAGTGCGCCGATCAGGCCCATGGCGGTGTAGAATACCGGCATGGCCGTCAGGCCGAAAAGCCGCACGGAGAAGCGCGAGGAGTCGAGGCCAGCACGGCTTGTCTGCGCAATAAAGCCGGGCAGCTTCCAGAAGCCGATCGTGTTGGGAGACGTGAACCGGTCAAGCAATCTGTCCGGGTCGAGATCGGTCGGAATGGCGAGATTGTCCATTCTCTGCGGCGGTTGGCCGGGGACGTTTTCGACGAGATTCTCGATCTGCCAGAAGCCATCCACGATGCGCGCACGTTCGGCATCGATGCGCCGTACAAACTCATATCGGTCGATCGGGCGGCCATCGGCAAAGACGCGGCCCTCCTCGAGCATTTTTACGCCTTCGAACACCTGGCCCGTGGCATCTACACTGTCGGCGCGGATCACAATTTGCGAATTGCCATCGCCCTGCCGGAGCCAGACATCGCTTTTGCTCGAATCAACGCGAACGCCGCCGGCAATCAGGAGGGTGTTACGTGATTGTTCAAACCTGCTGGCGAGGTCT contains:
- a CDS encoding NUDIX hydrolase, with the translated sequence MPVKLGTAYDKEGDGDVIQKDRPTPRPKDAATLILVRRDQAQPRLLMGKRSGRHTFMPDKYVFPGGRVDTADGRVPSLSEFRPTVEAKLVHKTRRKPRAFGMTAIREMFEETGLIAGRSAEFPGQPAPDWAKYAAQGAAPCLENLTFIGRAITPPYRPKRFDARFFMAEAEDVLIDERPAVDGAELHDLQWVTLKDAMGLDLPNVTRFMIGEIDERLKAGDPESLDPPFLRWTPGGHLQDRI
- a CDS encoding LptF/LptG family permease, whose translation is MFLNRIQRYILWQCVTGLILVLAIFTATILLVDVVEQLRTVGGDVELSPLEAVQLSFMKLPSLVEQTLPFSILVAAMIAYSRLNARSELSVIRASGLSVWQFLAPLMQLSVALGLFSMFVLNPVGADLASRFEQSRNTLLIAGGVRVDSSKSDVWLRQGDGNSQIVIRADSVDATGQVFEGVKMLEEGRVFADGRPIDRYEFVRRIDAERARIVDGFWQIENLVENVPGQPPQRMDNLAIPTDLDPDRLLDRFTSPNTIGFWKLPGFIAQTSRAGLDSSRFSVRLFGLTAMPVFYTAMGLIGALVCLRLSRLGGTSRLVAIGTISAIGVFFIMQFSSSLGASGALPPIIAAWSPALFALFASLAVLAYREDG
- the topA gene encoding type I DNA topoisomerase — translated: MKVVIVESPAKAKTINKYLGSDYKVLASYGHVRDLPSKDGSVDPENDFEMIWQADSKSAGRIRDIADATKGADKLILATDPDREGEAISWHLLEVLEKRKALKGIPVERVVFNAITKSAVTKAMQEPREIDQELVDAYLARRALDYLVGFNLSPVLWRKLPGSRSAGRVQSVALRIICQRELEIETFQAQEYWTVEADLRAKDGTDFKARLHALDGENLKKFSLPDEKSATEALNAVKVGGYEVSSVESKPVRRNPPPPFITSTLQQEASRKLGFTAKRTMGAAQKLYEDGRITYMRTDGVNMAEEAHVAARKQIESDYGARYLPEKTRRYSSKAKNAQEAHEAIRPTDFSLRPEDYRGDGDLKKLYTLIWRRAVASQMEAAVFERTTLDFISKDKRAQLRASGQVVVFDGFIKLYTEGRDDGDDDENAEGRLPKMQEGDHADLKEAKSEQHFTQPPPRFTEASLVKRLEELGIGRPSTYASTLSTLEDRDYVRLEKKQLIPEDKGRLVTAFLENFFARYVEYDFTAQLEEQLDVISDGKLDWKAFLKDFWTQFQASIAETKELRVSDVLDALNIALGPYVFPKKDENGNPKENPRECPLCKEGELSLKLGRHGAFVGCSRYPDCKFTRPFSADAEQDGSISPDGEELGVHPDTGEPVLLKTGRFGPYVETTQAEEKPRRTSLPKGWEPQSINLERALLLLSLPREVGVHPEDGEKIVANLGRYGPYVQHLRTFANVPTVEELFDIGLNRAVTLIEDKKASRGGGRGKAEPLKELGKHPGDDEPIHVFAGRYGPYVKHGKTNATLPKDLTPETVTLEQAIELVDAKAKKPAKKKAAAKKPAAKKKAPAKKKAAPKPKT
- the rnr gene encoding ribonuclease R codes for the protein MSFPDRETVLDFIDKNPNLTTKQEIARGLHVKGRERQALRQILKELEADGTLERTGKRAWAKADTPPPTGVIEFEAIDENGDLVARAVGKEGTFGPPIHFTGYQGKNRGPAPGVGDRGLASVKETGGEYRAKLIKLFEKRDEEQPMTGRYERTPRGGRIVPANRRDKRSLLISEADRNGAEDNDLVTAMPKPGKPNGPAFGIVTEVLGRIDDPRAASLLAIHAHDIPVEFPADVLNEAKSIKPLPAKREDLTGIPLITIDPHDARDHDDAVYAEELKDGWKVIVAIADVAAYVRPGTALDREAQKRGNSTYFPDRVVPMLPFELSADACSLVELEDRPCMAVEMIFDKSGTKRKHRFIRGTMKSAAKLSYEEAQAAIDGKPGGKGEAFLEPVLKPLWGAYAALGKARAKRAPLELDLPEKRVEIGEDGKVAGIIEKERFDAHKLIEEFMIQANVAAAETLEKEGSPLLYRVHDQPSDAKLAALADFLQTLDIKWPLGEKPQTGRFNRLLADAIDTEHAGTISEVVLRSQAQAVYASENNGHFGLNLLRYAHFTSPIRRYSDLVVHRALISSLGLGDDGLTKEMAAGLEDLASHLVSTERRSMAAEREATDRYLALYLSDKVGAEFEGRITGVTTAGLFIRLAGTGADGFAPISKLSSDFWVYDEASMSLIARGSGKRFEMGQIVRVELAEVTPLQGGLLLNVISDPKPKRPGQKVPASRSGRAGKPGRPRGIRTGKSRHKGKGKNKGGKR